One window of Cervus elaphus chromosome 6, mCerEla1.1, whole genome shotgun sequence genomic DNA carries:
- the NKX3-2 gene encoding homeobox protein Nkx-3.2, which produces MAVRGANTLTPFSIQAILNKKEERGGLPATEGRSVPGGTAVAVASAPAVCCWRLFGETDAGALGGAEDSLLASPAGTRTAAGRTAESPGGWDSDSALSEENEGGRRCVDPPGASGACRAGATLGLGQPVCELPAAKDLEEEAAGRSDSEMSASVSGDRSPRAEDDGVGPGGARVPTLCSGGGGGRPAGGAEEEEGPAAPKPRKKRSRAAFSHAQVFELERRFNHQRYLSGPERADLAASLKLTETQVKIWFQNRRYKTKRRQMAADLLASAPAAKKVAVKVLVRDDQRQYLPGEVLRPPSLLPLQPSYYYPYYCLPGWALSTCAAAAGTQ; this is translated from the exons ATGGCTGTGCGCGGCGCCAACACCTTGACGCCCTTCTCCATCCAGGCGATCCTCAACAAGAAAGAGGAGCGCGGCGGGCTGCCCGCGACCGAGGGGCGCTCGGTACCCGGGGGCACAGCGGTGGCAGTGGCTTCGGCGCCCGCTGTCTGTTGCTGGCGGCTCTTTGGGGAGACAGACGCGGGCGCGCTGGGGGGCGCCGAGGACTCTCTGCTGGCGTCGCCTGCGGGGACCAGAACGGCTGCGGGGCGGACGGCGGAGAGCCCGGGCGGCTGGGACTCGGACTCGGCGCTGAGCGAGGAGAACGAGGGCGGCCGGCGCTGCGTGGACCCGCCGGGGGCCAGCGGGGCCTGCCGTGCAGGGGCGACCCTGGGCCTCGGCCAGCCGGTCTGCGAGCTGCCCGCCGCCAAGGACCTGGAGGAGGAAGCCGCAGGCCGGAGCGACAGTGAGATGTCGGCCAGCGTCTCAG GCGACCGCAGCCCGAGGGCCGAggacgacggggttggccctggAGGCGCACGCGTGCCCACGCTctgcagcggcggcggcggcggcaggccGGCGGGCGgcgcggaggaggaggaggggcccgCGGCGCCTAAGCCGCGCAAGAAGCGTTCGCGCGCCGCCTTCTCACACGCGCAGGTCTTCGAGCTGGAGCGCCGCTTCAACCATCAGCGCTACCTATCCGGGCCGGAGCGCGCAGACCTGGCCGCGTCGCTGAAGCTCACCGAGACGCAGGTGAAGATCTGGTTCCAGAATCGTCGCTACAAGACCAAGCGCCGGCAGATGGCTGCCGACCTGCTGGCCTCGGCGCCCGCCGCCAAGAAGGTGGCGGTGAAGGTGCTGGTCCGCGACGACCAGAGACAGTACCTGCCCGGAGAGGTGCTGCGACCACCCTCGCTGTTGCCCCTGCAGCCCTCCTACTATTACCCTTATTACTGCCTCCCCGGCTGGGCGCTCTCCACGTGCGCGGCCGCCGCGGGCACCCAGTGA